A single region of the Caretta caretta isolate rCarCar2 chromosome 25, rCarCar1.hap1, whole genome shotgun sequence genome encodes:
- the MIER2 gene encoding mesoderm induction early response protein 2 isoform X5, with protein MPFEELLALYGYEASDPISEQDSESNDIPRNLPDMTLDKEQIAKDLLSGEEEEETQSSADDLTPSVTSHDASDLFPNQPGSNFLADEDKEPCSSPCASSSAEDSEEDSIPSNECKKEIMVGPQYQAAVPILHLNRHCEKAYENEDQLLWDPNILPEREVEEFLYRAVKRRWDEVSSASLSDGEMVKDNEQALYELVKCNFNAEEALRRLRFNVKVIRDELCAWSEEECRNFEHGFRVHGKNFHLIQANKVRTRSVGECVEYYYMWKKSERYDYFTQQTRFGRKKYVLHPGATDYVDNDLDGGEAENATRSRNSPPIPSATSCLDSRFNQDHLAIESAEPLSVESAACSLGSMSESGQAYECSTPSETNCSFDPAEDTSSGGISATCTRHPGNPSEMGLYQLPPAGPGLAEKQETLQSSGETITMDFTLPGDINEGLPLISGRVDLDRDPEALVSPAQVSLSVTDFGIIGIGDVNSFLAAHQACPGPLSQ; from the exons ATGCCATTCGAGGAGCTGCTTGCACTTTACGGCTATGAGGCATCTGATCCGATCTCAGAGCAGGACAGCGAGAGCAATGACATCCCTCGCAACCTGCCGGACATGACCCTGGATAAG GAACAAATAGCGAAGGATTTGCTTtcaggggaagaagaggaggagacgCAGTCTTCGGCCGACGACCTGACTCCATCCGTCACGTCCCACGATGCGTCGGACCTTTTCCCAAACCAGCCTGGCT CAAACTTCCTGGCTGATGAAGACAAAGAGCCCTGCTCTTCTCCATGTGCCTCCTCCTCGGCTGAGGATTCCGAAGAGGACTCCATCCCGTCCAACGAGTGCAAGAAG GAGATCATGGTTGGACCTCAGTACCAGGCAGCTGTTCCTATCCTCCACTTAAACAGGCACTGTGAAAAAG CCTACGAGAATGAAGATCAGCTGCTGTGGGACCCAAACATCCTCCCTGAGCGGGAGGTGGAAGAGTTCTTGTACCGAGCAGTTAAGCGGCGGTGGGACGAAGTCTCCAGTGCCAGTCTGTCAGATGGAGAGATGGTGAAGGACAATGAGCAG gctctaTATGAACTGGTTAAATGTAACTTCAATGCAGAAGAGGCACTGCGGAGATTGCGATTCAACGTGAAGGTCATCAGAG ATGAGCTTTGTGCCTGGAGCGAGGAAGAATGCAGAAACTTTGAACACGGGTTTAGAGTCCACGGGAAAAACTTCCATCTCATACAAGCTAACAAG GTCCGCACCCGGTCAGTGGGAGAGTGCGTGGAGTACTATTACATGTGGAAGAAGTCGGAGCGCTATGACTACTTCACCCAGCAGACTCGCTTCGGAAGGAAGAAGTATGTCCTCCACCCTGGAGCCAC GGATTACGTGGATAACGActtggatgggggtgaggcggaAAATGCCACCCGCTCTCGGAACTCCCCACCGATTCCCTCTGCCACCAGCTGCCTGGACTCTCGCTTCAATCAAGATCACCTAGCAATTGAGAGTGCAG AGCCTCTGAGCGTGGAGAGCGCAGCCTGCAGCTTGGGCAGCATGAGCGAGTCGGGCCAGGCTTACGAATGCAGCACTCCCTCAGAGACAAACTGTTCCTTTGACCCTGCAGAGGACACGTCCTCGGGCGGCATCTCAGCCACTTGCACACGGCATCCAGGTAACCCCTCGGAAATGGGGCTTTATCAGCTGCCACCGGCAGGACCGGGCCTGGCAGAGAAGCAAGAGACATTGCAGAGCTCCGGCGAGACGATAACGATGGACTTCACTCTCCCCGGAGACATTAATGAGGGGTTGCCTTTAATTTCTGGCCGTGTGGATTTGGACAGGGACCCAGAGGCACTGGTGTCCCCTGCTCAAGTGTCCTTATCGGTCACAGATTTTGGCATCATCGGCATTGGAGATGTAAATAGTTTCCTGGCTGCTCACCAGGCCTGCCCGGGGCCTTTGTCACAGTGA
- the MIER2 gene encoding mesoderm induction early response protein 2 isoform X4 encodes MGSSDHRFTLAEILSQNYGVREEREEEENTQEKEKSLEELEKSFSASQLVLYSVVVPFLMKLCPPLAQSSEMPFEELLALYGYEASDPISEQDSESNDIPRNLPDMTLDKEQIAKDLLSGEEEEETQSSADDLTPSVTSHDASDLFPNQPGSNFLADEDKEPCSSPCASSSAEDSEEDSIPSNECKKEIMVGPQYQAAVPILHLNRHCEKAYENEDQLLWDPNILPEREVEEFLYRAVKRRWDEVSSASLSDGEMVKDNEQALYELVKCNFNAEEALRRLRFNVKVIRDELCAWSEEECRNFEHGFRVHGKNFHLIQANKVRTRSVGECVEYYYMWKKSERYDYFTQQTRFGRKKYVLHPGATDYVDNDLDGGEAENATRSRNSPPIPSATSCLDSRFNQDHLAIESAEPLSVESAACSLGSMSESGQAYECSTPSETNCSFDPAEDTSSGGISATCTRHPGNPSEMGLYQLPPAGPGLAEKQETLQSSGETITMDFTLPGDINEGLPLISGRVDLDRDPEALVSPAQVSLSVTDFGIIGIGDVNSFLAAHQACPGPLSQ; translated from the exons ATGGGCTCATCTGACCACCgattcaccctagctgagatccTGTCACAGAACTATGGTGTACgagaagagagggaggaggaagaaaatacGCAAGAGAAAGAAAAGTCTTTAGAAGAGCTGGAAAAGAGTTTCAGTGCTTCTCAG CTGGTGTTGTACTCGGTGGTTGTTCCATTCCTGATGAAGCTTTGTCCTCCTCTCGCTCAGAGCAGTGAAATGCCATTCGAGGAGCTGCTTGCACTTTACGGCTATGAGGCATCTGATCCGATCTCAGAGCAGGACAGCGAGAGCAATGACATCCCTCGCAACCTGCCGGACATGACCCTGGATAAG GAACAAATAGCGAAGGATTTGCTTtcaggggaagaagaggaggagacgCAGTCTTCGGCCGACGACCTGACTCCATCCGTCACGTCCCACGATGCGTCGGACCTTTTCCCAAACCAGCCTGGCT CAAACTTCCTGGCTGATGAAGACAAAGAGCCCTGCTCTTCTCCATGTGCCTCCTCCTCGGCTGAGGATTCCGAAGAGGACTCCATCCCGTCCAACGAGTGCAAGAAG GAGATCATGGTTGGACCTCAGTACCAGGCAGCTGTTCCTATCCTCCACTTAAACAGGCACTGTGAAAAAG CCTACGAGAATGAAGATCAGCTGCTGTGGGACCCAAACATCCTCCCTGAGCGGGAGGTGGAAGAGTTCTTGTACCGAGCAGTTAAGCGGCGGTGGGACGAAGTCTCCAGTGCCAGTCTGTCAGATGGAGAGATGGTGAAGGACAATGAGCAG gctctaTATGAACTGGTTAAATGTAACTTCAATGCAGAAGAGGCACTGCGGAGATTGCGATTCAACGTGAAGGTCATCAGAG ATGAGCTTTGTGCCTGGAGCGAGGAAGAATGCAGAAACTTTGAACACGGGTTTAGAGTCCACGGGAAAAACTTCCATCTCATACAAGCTAACAAG GTCCGCACCCGGTCAGTGGGAGAGTGCGTGGAGTACTATTACATGTGGAAGAAGTCGGAGCGCTATGACTACTTCACCCAGCAGACTCGCTTCGGAAGGAAGAAGTATGTCCTCCACCCTGGAGCCAC GGATTACGTGGATAACGActtggatgggggtgaggcggaAAATGCCACCCGCTCTCGGAACTCCCCACCGATTCCCTCTGCCACCAGCTGCCTGGACTCTCGCTTCAATCAAGATCACCTAGCAATTGAGAGTGCAG AGCCTCTGAGCGTGGAGAGCGCAGCCTGCAGCTTGGGCAGCATGAGCGAGTCGGGCCAGGCTTACGAATGCAGCACTCCCTCAGAGACAAACTGTTCCTTTGACCCTGCAGAGGACACGTCCTCGGGCGGCATCTCAGCCACTTGCACACGGCATCCAGGTAACCCCTCGGAAATGGGGCTTTATCAGCTGCCACCGGCAGGACCGGGCCTGGCAGAGAAGCAAGAGACATTGCAGAGCTCCGGCGAGACGATAACGATGGACTTCACTCTCCCCGGAGACATTAATGAGGGGTTGCCTTTAATTTCTGGCCGTGTGGATTTGGACAGGGACCCAGAGGCACTGGTGTCCCCTGCTCAAGTGTCCTTATCGGTCACAGATTTTGGCATCATCGGCATTGGAGATGTAAATAGTTTCCTGGCTGCTCACCAGGCCTGCCCGGGGCCTTTGTCACAGTGA
- the MIER2 gene encoding mesoderm induction early response protein 2 isoform X3, which produces MAEASVGRQSPRVVPYPAHNLCPGEPGLQTAAVVSMGSSDHRFTLAEILSQNYGVREEREEEENTQEKEKSLEELEKSFSASQSSEMPFEELLALYGYEASDPISEQDSESNDIPRNLPDMTLDKEQIAKDLLSGEEEEETQSSADDLTPSVTSHDASDLFPNQPGSNFLADEDKEPCSSPCASSSAEDSEEDSIPSNECKKEIMVGPQYQAAVPILHLNRHCEKAYENEDQLLWDPNILPEREVEEFLYRAVKRRWDEVSSASLSDGEMVKDNEQALYELVKCNFNAEEALRRLRFNVKVIRDELCAWSEEECRNFEHGFRVHGKNFHLIQANKVRTRSVGECVEYYYMWKKSERYDYFTQQTRFGRKKYVLHPGATDYVDNDLDGGEAENATRSRNSPPIPSATSCLDSRFNQDHLAIESAEPLSVESAACSLGSMSESGQAYECSTPSETNCSFDPAEDTSSGGISATCTRHPGNPSEMGLYQLPPAGPGLAEKQETLQSSGETITMDFTLPGDINEGLPLISGRVDLDRDPEALVSPAQVSLSVTDFGIIGIGDVNSFLAAHQACPGPLSQ; this is translated from the exons ATGGCGGAG GCCTCGGTCGGCAGGCAGAGTCCAAGGGTGGTTCCATACCCAGCCCACAACCTATGTCCTGGAGAGCCTGGTCTTCAGACTGCAGCAG TTGTGTCAATGGGCTCATCTGACCACCgattcaccctagctgagatccTGTCACAGAACTATGGTGTACgagaagagagggaggaggaagaaaatacGCAAGAGAAAGAAAAGTCTTTAGAAGAGCTGGAAAAGAGTTTCAGTGCTTCTCAG AGCAGTGAAATGCCATTCGAGGAGCTGCTTGCACTTTACGGCTATGAGGCATCTGATCCGATCTCAGAGCAGGACAGCGAGAGCAATGACATCCCTCGCAACCTGCCGGACATGACCCTGGATAAG GAACAAATAGCGAAGGATTTGCTTtcaggggaagaagaggaggagacgCAGTCTTCGGCCGACGACCTGACTCCATCCGTCACGTCCCACGATGCGTCGGACCTTTTCCCAAACCAGCCTGGCT CAAACTTCCTGGCTGATGAAGACAAAGAGCCCTGCTCTTCTCCATGTGCCTCCTCCTCGGCTGAGGATTCCGAAGAGGACTCCATCCCGTCCAACGAGTGCAAGAAG GAGATCATGGTTGGACCTCAGTACCAGGCAGCTGTTCCTATCCTCCACTTAAACAGGCACTGTGAAAAAG CCTACGAGAATGAAGATCAGCTGCTGTGGGACCCAAACATCCTCCCTGAGCGGGAGGTGGAAGAGTTCTTGTACCGAGCAGTTAAGCGGCGGTGGGACGAAGTCTCCAGTGCCAGTCTGTCAGATGGAGAGATGGTGAAGGACAATGAGCAG gctctaTATGAACTGGTTAAATGTAACTTCAATGCAGAAGAGGCACTGCGGAGATTGCGATTCAACGTGAAGGTCATCAGAG ATGAGCTTTGTGCCTGGAGCGAGGAAGAATGCAGAAACTTTGAACACGGGTTTAGAGTCCACGGGAAAAACTTCCATCTCATACAAGCTAACAAG GTCCGCACCCGGTCAGTGGGAGAGTGCGTGGAGTACTATTACATGTGGAAGAAGTCGGAGCGCTATGACTACTTCACCCAGCAGACTCGCTTCGGAAGGAAGAAGTATGTCCTCCACCCTGGAGCCAC GGATTACGTGGATAACGActtggatgggggtgaggcggaAAATGCCACCCGCTCTCGGAACTCCCCACCGATTCCCTCTGCCACCAGCTGCCTGGACTCTCGCTTCAATCAAGATCACCTAGCAATTGAGAGTGCAG AGCCTCTGAGCGTGGAGAGCGCAGCCTGCAGCTTGGGCAGCATGAGCGAGTCGGGCCAGGCTTACGAATGCAGCACTCCCTCAGAGACAAACTGTTCCTTTGACCCTGCAGAGGACACGTCCTCGGGCGGCATCTCAGCCACTTGCACACGGCATCCAGGTAACCCCTCGGAAATGGGGCTTTATCAGCTGCCACCGGCAGGACCGGGCCTGGCAGAGAAGCAAGAGACATTGCAGAGCTCCGGCGAGACGATAACGATGGACTTCACTCTCCCCGGAGACATTAATGAGGGGTTGCCTTTAATTTCTGGCCGTGTGGATTTGGACAGGGACCCAGAGGCACTGGTGTCCCCTGCTCAAGTGTCCTTATCGGTCACAGATTTTGGCATCATCGGCATTGGAGATGTAAATAGTTTCCTGGCTGCTCACCAGGCCTGCCCGGGGCCTTTGTCACAGTGA
- the MIER2 gene encoding mesoderm induction early response protein 2 isoform X2 yields MAEASVGRQSPRVVPYPAHNLCPGEPGLQTAAVVSMGSSDHRFTLAEILSQNYGVREEREEEENTQEKEKSLEELEKSFSASQLVLYSVVVPFLMKLCPPLAQSSEMPFEELLALYGYEASDPISEQDSESNDIPRNLPDMTLDKEQIAKDLLSGEEEEETQSSADDLTPSVTSHDASDLFPNQPGSNFLADEDKEPCSSPCASSSAEDSEEDSIPSNECKKEIMVGPQYQAAVPILHLNRHCEKAYENEDQLLWDPNILPEREVEEFLYRAVKRRWDEVSSASLSDGEMVKDNEQALYELVKCNFNAEEALRRLRFNVKVIRDELCAWSEEECRNFEHGFRVHGKNFHLIQANKVRTRSVGECVEYYYMWKKSERYDYFTQQTRFGRKKDYVDNDLDGGEAENATRSRNSPPIPSATSCLDSRFNQDHLAIESAEPLSVESAACSLGSMSESGQAYECSTPSETNCSFDPAEDTSSGGISATCTRHPGNPSEMGLYQLPPAGPGLAEKQETLQSSGETITMDFTLPGDINEGLPLISGRVDLDRDPEALVSPAQVSLSVTDFGIIGIGDVNSFLAAHQACPGPLSQ; encoded by the exons ATGGCGGAG GCCTCGGTCGGCAGGCAGAGTCCAAGGGTGGTTCCATACCCAGCCCACAACCTATGTCCTGGAGAGCCTGGTCTTCAGACTGCAGCAG TTGTGTCAATGGGCTCATCTGACCACCgattcaccctagctgagatccTGTCACAGAACTATGGTGTACgagaagagagggaggaggaagaaaatacGCAAGAGAAAGAAAAGTCTTTAGAAGAGCTGGAAAAGAGTTTCAGTGCTTCTCAG CTGGTGTTGTACTCGGTGGTTGTTCCATTCCTGATGAAGCTTTGTCCTCCTCTCGCTCAGAGCAGTGAAATGCCATTCGAGGAGCTGCTTGCACTTTACGGCTATGAGGCATCTGATCCGATCTCAGAGCAGGACAGCGAGAGCAATGACATCCCTCGCAACCTGCCGGACATGACCCTGGATAAG GAACAAATAGCGAAGGATTTGCTTtcaggggaagaagaggaggagacgCAGTCTTCGGCCGACGACCTGACTCCATCCGTCACGTCCCACGATGCGTCGGACCTTTTCCCAAACCAGCCTGGCT CAAACTTCCTGGCTGATGAAGACAAAGAGCCCTGCTCTTCTCCATGTGCCTCCTCCTCGGCTGAGGATTCCGAAGAGGACTCCATCCCGTCCAACGAGTGCAAGAAG GAGATCATGGTTGGACCTCAGTACCAGGCAGCTGTTCCTATCCTCCACTTAAACAGGCACTGTGAAAAAG CCTACGAGAATGAAGATCAGCTGCTGTGGGACCCAAACATCCTCCCTGAGCGGGAGGTGGAAGAGTTCTTGTACCGAGCAGTTAAGCGGCGGTGGGACGAAGTCTCCAGTGCCAGTCTGTCAGATGGAGAGATGGTGAAGGACAATGAGCAG gctctaTATGAACTGGTTAAATGTAACTTCAATGCAGAAGAGGCACTGCGGAGATTGCGATTCAACGTGAAGGTCATCAGAG ATGAGCTTTGTGCCTGGAGCGAGGAAGAATGCAGAAACTTTGAACACGGGTTTAGAGTCCACGGGAAAAACTTCCATCTCATACAAGCTAACAAG GTCCGCACCCGGTCAGTGGGAGAGTGCGTGGAGTACTATTACATGTGGAAGAAGTCGGAGCGCTATGACTACTTCACCCAGCAGACTCGCTTCGGAAGGAAGAA GGATTACGTGGATAACGActtggatgggggtgaggcggaAAATGCCACCCGCTCTCGGAACTCCCCACCGATTCCCTCTGCCACCAGCTGCCTGGACTCTCGCTTCAATCAAGATCACCTAGCAATTGAGAGTGCAG AGCCTCTGAGCGTGGAGAGCGCAGCCTGCAGCTTGGGCAGCATGAGCGAGTCGGGCCAGGCTTACGAATGCAGCACTCCCTCAGAGACAAACTGTTCCTTTGACCCTGCAGAGGACACGTCCTCGGGCGGCATCTCAGCCACTTGCACACGGCATCCAGGTAACCCCTCGGAAATGGGGCTTTATCAGCTGCCACCGGCAGGACCGGGCCTGGCAGAGAAGCAAGAGACATTGCAGAGCTCCGGCGAGACGATAACGATGGACTTCACTCTCCCCGGAGACATTAATGAGGGGTTGCCTTTAATTTCTGGCCGTGTGGATTTGGACAGGGACCCAGAGGCACTGGTGTCCCCTGCTCAAGTGTCCTTATCGGTCACAGATTTTGGCATCATCGGCATTGGAGATGTAAATAGTTTCCTGGCTGCTCACCAGGCCTGCCCGGGGCCTTTGTCACAGTGA
- the MIER2 gene encoding mesoderm induction early response protein 2 isoform X1, translating into MAEASVGRQSPRVVPYPAHNLCPGEPGLQTAAVVSMGSSDHRFTLAEILSQNYGVREEREEEENTQEKEKSLEELEKSFSASQLVLYSVVVPFLMKLCPPLAQSSEMPFEELLALYGYEASDPISEQDSESNDIPRNLPDMTLDKEQIAKDLLSGEEEEETQSSADDLTPSVTSHDASDLFPNQPGSNFLADEDKEPCSSPCASSSAEDSEEDSIPSNECKKEIMVGPQYQAAVPILHLNRHCEKAYENEDQLLWDPNILPEREVEEFLYRAVKRRWDEVSSASLSDGEMVKDNEQALYELVKCNFNAEEALRRLRFNVKVIRDELCAWSEEECRNFEHGFRVHGKNFHLIQANKVRTRSVGECVEYYYMWKKSERYDYFTQQTRFGRKKYVLHPGATDYVDNDLDGGEAENATRSRNSPPIPSATSCLDSRFNQDHLAIESAEPLSVESAACSLGSMSESGQAYECSTPSETNCSFDPAEDTSSGGISATCTRHPGNPSEMGLYQLPPAGPGLAEKQETLQSSGETITMDFTLPGDINEGLPLISGRVDLDRDPEALVSPAQVSLSVTDFGIIGIGDVNSFLAAHQACPGPLSQ; encoded by the exons ATGGCGGAG GCCTCGGTCGGCAGGCAGAGTCCAAGGGTGGTTCCATACCCAGCCCACAACCTATGTCCTGGAGAGCCTGGTCTTCAGACTGCAGCAG TTGTGTCAATGGGCTCATCTGACCACCgattcaccctagctgagatccTGTCACAGAACTATGGTGTACgagaagagagggaggaggaagaaaatacGCAAGAGAAAGAAAAGTCTTTAGAAGAGCTGGAAAAGAGTTTCAGTGCTTCTCAG CTGGTGTTGTACTCGGTGGTTGTTCCATTCCTGATGAAGCTTTGTCCTCCTCTCGCTCAGAGCAGTGAAATGCCATTCGAGGAGCTGCTTGCACTTTACGGCTATGAGGCATCTGATCCGATCTCAGAGCAGGACAGCGAGAGCAATGACATCCCTCGCAACCTGCCGGACATGACCCTGGATAAG GAACAAATAGCGAAGGATTTGCTTtcaggggaagaagaggaggagacgCAGTCTTCGGCCGACGACCTGACTCCATCCGTCACGTCCCACGATGCGTCGGACCTTTTCCCAAACCAGCCTGGCT CAAACTTCCTGGCTGATGAAGACAAAGAGCCCTGCTCTTCTCCATGTGCCTCCTCCTCGGCTGAGGATTCCGAAGAGGACTCCATCCCGTCCAACGAGTGCAAGAAG GAGATCATGGTTGGACCTCAGTACCAGGCAGCTGTTCCTATCCTCCACTTAAACAGGCACTGTGAAAAAG CCTACGAGAATGAAGATCAGCTGCTGTGGGACCCAAACATCCTCCCTGAGCGGGAGGTGGAAGAGTTCTTGTACCGAGCAGTTAAGCGGCGGTGGGACGAAGTCTCCAGTGCCAGTCTGTCAGATGGAGAGATGGTGAAGGACAATGAGCAG gctctaTATGAACTGGTTAAATGTAACTTCAATGCAGAAGAGGCACTGCGGAGATTGCGATTCAACGTGAAGGTCATCAGAG ATGAGCTTTGTGCCTGGAGCGAGGAAGAATGCAGAAACTTTGAACACGGGTTTAGAGTCCACGGGAAAAACTTCCATCTCATACAAGCTAACAAG GTCCGCACCCGGTCAGTGGGAGAGTGCGTGGAGTACTATTACATGTGGAAGAAGTCGGAGCGCTATGACTACTTCACCCAGCAGACTCGCTTCGGAAGGAAGAAGTATGTCCTCCACCCTGGAGCCAC GGATTACGTGGATAACGActtggatgggggtgaggcggaAAATGCCACCCGCTCTCGGAACTCCCCACCGATTCCCTCTGCCACCAGCTGCCTGGACTCTCGCTTCAATCAAGATCACCTAGCAATTGAGAGTGCAG AGCCTCTGAGCGTGGAGAGCGCAGCCTGCAGCTTGGGCAGCATGAGCGAGTCGGGCCAGGCTTACGAATGCAGCACTCCCTCAGAGACAAACTGTTCCTTTGACCCTGCAGAGGACACGTCCTCGGGCGGCATCTCAGCCACTTGCACACGGCATCCAGGTAACCCCTCGGAAATGGGGCTTTATCAGCTGCCACCGGCAGGACCGGGCCTGGCAGAGAAGCAAGAGACATTGCAGAGCTCCGGCGAGACGATAACGATGGACTTCACTCTCCCCGGAGACATTAATGAGGGGTTGCCTTTAATTTCTGGCCGTGTGGATTTGGACAGGGACCCAGAGGCACTGGTGTCCCCTGCTCAAGTGTCCTTATCGGTCACAGATTTTGGCATCATCGGCATTGGAGATGTAAATAGTTTCCTGGCTGCTCACCAGGCCTGCCCGGGGCCTTTGTCACAGTGA
- the SPMAP2 gene encoding sperm microtubule associated protein 2, producing MWPVSVASRHAVASPRVKELAHPKLVSNAWEADWPVYTRVSKGAMTAAARERTTQLAKPKKRDFSAKQDAPPTPPQSITQFTRTAYLARPKTEHPSYLHDKPIRWAVSAGARNAVMSARLSELARPKVRKQIFEGYNPYRISSAALHTEASARLQELSIPQRVRKKR from the exons ATGTGGCCAGTGAGTGTTGCCTCCAGACATGCTGTGGCTTCCCCCAGGGTGAAGGAGCTGGCGCATCCGAAACTTGTCAGCAATGCCTgggaagctgactggcctgtctaCACCAGA GTGAGCAAAGGAGCCATGACTGCCGCTGCCCGGGAACGGACCACCCAGCTGGCTAAACCAAAGAAGCGGGACTTCTCGGCCAAGCAGGACGCCCCACCCACGCCTCCACAAAGCATCACACAATTCACCAGGACTGCCTACTTAGCCC GGCCAAAAACAGAACATCCGTCCTATCTCCATGACAAACCCATCCGGTGGGCCGTGTCTGCGGGCGCCAGGAATGCCGTCATGTCAGCGAGGCTCTCTGAGCTTGCCCGACCCAAGGTCCGCAAACAGATCTTTGAGGGCTACAACCCGTACAGGATCTCCAGTGCTGCCCTGCACACAGAGGCGAGTGCCCGTCTGCAGGAACTTAGTATCCCTCAAAGAGTAAGAAAAAAGAGGTAG